GACAATCTTCTTATCGTGAATCACTAAAGGTATGCCTTCCACCTGAACTATGCGTAAATCATGCGTCTCCATAATGTATGTATGCAATGCACGAATGTTAGTATTATACTTGACACATCAGCATCTTTGGCGGTGCgttctttttttttttttttggtaGTTGAACGTATTGGCGTGAGATCTGTAGTCGGGTAGTTCAAAATGCATGTGATCGAGTGTCAGGTGTTTTATTGCATGTGACGGTGTGTCATGAGTTTTCGGGTTAGCCCTTGGCTTCGCAGGTCTACGGCTGGCCAACAGAGGCTAAACTACGGGCGTATAGAGGAGATATAACGGTGTAGTTGAAGTACCGTACATCTCCATACTAGTATGTTCTACTTTCCATGTAATTTAGTTTGATTACgaaaaaccaaaatttgcaatatttcaagaatgCCACCAAAGTTTGCAgcttttaatattttttgcAGAAATAATTCGAAAAATACTACAATTTTAACTTTTACAAAACATTTTTTCACAGTCAGATACCGCACAAGTTGTTCTCCTTGCGGTGTGAATTGTACAACACACCGATGAGTAATAAATATGCTAGCAGGTTAGCAGTCCCATATACCAggttatttttttttagaaTGAGAAGGTCCTGTATATAGCCCGGATTTTTCCGGTCGGGTTggaaattttggttttttTAAAGTGCGCGGTGCGGGTTGTCAGTTTTTACATCATTTTTGTGTCGACTACTTAGCAAACATTGCGACATTTGTACTACGACATTGCAGTATACCATCGTGTGCACCTTAACTATGGGAAATCTCCAAGTGCAGGCGAAAAGTCACATGCAGTATGTATGCAGCTCATAAGCCGTTTGTCTTTGTAACACTTACCAACTCGTTCAAGACggtatattatataatcaaactCGGGGTAACCCCAGATCAATAAATAAGGGATGAAATTACAACCACAGCACCTCAATACTTCACATATTATCATGTCATGAATGTACTTTTCGGGCGAAGATAGTAACAATATTACGTATGATGACCCCGCAAATAAATGCATTAGGATTAATCCATCATTATATGCTAGGGTTCAAGATGACAATGAACAAAACATAAGGGTCTTTTTAGACACTCAccttttgaaaataagaaatatctcacataatcaaaaattaccTACGTTGGAACATATAATATCCAAGCATAATGCTTCAGTTTCTACTGGATCCACGACTGTGATGCTGGCACTGAATTATGTTACGAAAGCGATGATGACGGCAGAATTTAGAGAGATCAGTAGTGATGAGTTCAAAAACACATATTTGGCTCCTCTTGATATGGTTATTAAGGATTCAAATCTCAGTAAAGAATTACTATCAAGGACGTATGATTATCCTTTGGGAGATGCCAGACATGTGGAAGATGATATtcagatatattttgatgaagaaatagcTAGACCAATCAAGCGTTTCTATCGTGACATCTTGGATGAATACCACCATTTTGGTCATGCTTCAATCATACCCCCGTTTTCGACAAACCCAAACTTTAAACCCGATATTGTCCATGTGTCTTGGGATGAGGCATCAACTCGTCAAAATCCAGATATTTGCTTTGCGATAGGAGATTATAAGACAGAAAACTATTTTTTAACTAAAGgacttcaagaattgaaattagcTATAACGGGTTTCGTAGAAAAGCGTTTGAacttgaaacaattgagaCTGCATGAAAACCAGCACTTATTTGAAGATCGAGAATGGTCGCCTAGAGTTTTATGCGCATTAGTTTTAAgaaaatatctttatcaagCCTTTCTCTGTGGGACAGACAGAGTGTTTATCTCAGATCATCAGTCATTTTCGGGgtttttcaaatatgagATTATGGATGATGGAAAAATGATCATAGACTACTATGTTATTAATGATCCCGAGACTGTGGAACATGGCATAACTCTAAGGTCAGCGATAGCAGGCTTTTTCTATAAGGATAATACAGAGGCGCTCAGTACAAAAGAGAAATTCGCAGGACTAATTGAAATAAGTCAGAAGACCAAAGGACCAGATCCATTAGC
The nucleotide sequence above comes from Debaryomyces hansenii CBS767 chromosome A complete sequence. Encoded proteins:
- a CDS encoding DEHA2D00660p (no similarity) is translated as MYFSGEDSNNITYDDPANKCIRINPSLYARVQDDNEQNIRVFLDTHLLKIRNISHNQKLPTLEHIISKHNASVSTGSTTVMSASNYVTKAMMTAEFREISSDEFKNTYLAPLDMVIKDSNLSKELLSRTYDYPLGDARHVEDDIQIYFDEEIARPIKRFYRDILDEYHHFGHASIIPPFSTNPNFKPDIVHVSWDEASTRQNPDICFAIGDYKTENYFLTKGLQELKLAITGFVEKRLNLKQLRSHENQHLFEDREWSPRVLCALVLRKYLYQAFLCGTDRVFISDHQSFSGFFKYEIMDDGKMIIDYYVINDPETVEHGITLRSAIAGFFYKDNTEALSTKEKFAGLIEISQKTKGPDPLANVLPRLVEEPTPSRKHKRSKMSGNQLRKRLVTIEESNEVDFDAIRGNTFCRIIYNPAASFPNLGLSLPSTVFVKWYNYPEQAQENFPDKDSYYDMYVNELEINEMLANSSFAANFTKLIVSGYWNGIPSQPMHIFEDLGEEIPSTEWDKFGVHKVVKERLEEIHSLGISHNDIRLDNIHVSISGRVTLIDFGLAFYPSSEEQKKRDFEALDELVPITGYGISGEDKIRDVVLAKNENNESGWNDHANSSDEIVFDESVLESDDTPGSTKVDFNSKYDET